AACTGAAGTTGTTTGTGATCGCAGTGAGCCTACTGTTGACATAACTATAGTCCCATCAATTGCAGGTGAGACCAAATATGTACTACTCTATTGTCTGATGAAGTATTCAAATCCTTATCACTACATAAAAACAGTATGAAGTAAATAAGTGAAGATGATTaaaacttattttgatatgtacCTAACTCTTTTCCATATTTATTGATTACAGAAACTGCtgatgtcaaaaaagttactttTAAAAGTGGAAATCTAACTTGTTTGGAGCTCCTTCAGTTGTTGAACAAACACGTGTCTTCCCTAGCACCAGTTGAGCAGCCAACATCTACTATTCAGACTAAATCagaaaagaagaagagtaaGAAGAAGTAACCAAAGATGGCTCGCACTAAGGGGAACCTGCATGTTGTTGAGGAGATATACAACCAAATACCAGCTTTCACTGATGTGTTCTCAGAGGACACATTTTACATATTTGTTGTATTCTTTGTGATGTCAACAATACTAGTTGTCTTCATCCTGTCTAGGTTCATCACTATCAAGCCTGTAGAATAGTCTGCTTTATATTTTGTCTATTTGTATATGCTTATTTGTTAGAAAACACATTATATATGTTACCAAAATAACACAGTGCTTTTATTTTGAATAGTTGGGAAGGTAAAAAGGAAATTCTTgagtttaataggtatatttaataCAAATGGTTTCATTTACAAAACCGAAGATACAATACAATCTCTTGCGACCAATTGCAGTTGTAGTTAAATTCCTTActgaaataattacttaaaattcTTGTGTTCCCCAACGgatctgaaacaaaataaatatgagtATGTTATTTatcatataaataattagtggTGCACTTGTATTCTTGGAATGAATCTTGATCAACAAAATATTGGTAAACCTTAGGAGTTGAGACATAATTAGAAAGAAGACAGGTGGAGTTCAGTAGTCAACACCAAATAATGTTTTTCAATCAACTAAAACATGACATTTCTAATGTCGCGTTTAATGACTGTTCAACTGTCACAGTAACTTACATCTTGATTACGGGCCTTCTGTTTACGTTCCACCAATGACGTGAGTGCTTCAGAGCGGACAGCCAGCGAGTCGATCCTCTCCACAAGCTGTTGATACGGCGAGAGAGGCTGCGCGCCCATCACCACGTGGCCTAACTTGGAGTCGATCTTGGCATCCAGCCGCGCGTTACGAATAAGGTTCACAATCCAGCATTCGGCCTCATCAGGCTGCATGTTCAGGTTTTCAGCCAacattctgtaaaaaaaattgattaatgcaatgaaaacaaaatgaCTCGATTCACACCATGTTACGATGGTGACGGGGGTATCTAGAAAATGATAATGTTAGGACATTAATCAagattcaacatacatacataaacagcctatactatgtctcactgctaggcacaggcctcccctcaatcaacctggtACCGAGACAATAGACTGGTaccgagacaaaccgtattgtggtttaacggtatcagtggtgtacctaattatgtaatacatgatataaataaatttaaaaaaaaaaaaccggagggggtatggagcatactccaacacgctgctccaatgcgggttggtggaggtgttcttacgactaatagccgggaccaacggcttaacgtgccctccgaagcacgcaatCAAGATTAAATAACTAGTTGTAATTGATGAATCAACTTCTCATTAAACGTAACACGATCTTGTGGATACCCATAAAAACTATAgtctataataaagaaaatataataattaatacaaactccaacctgtaaataaaaatagcagAAATAACTTACCCTATACTGATGACCTGGTGGATGCGGCAGAAGGTTTCGAAGATCATAAGGCGTGCGTTCTCGACAAACTCCTCGAGACAAGCGATGAGGAAAAAGTCTGTCACCAGCACCGCCTGACATTGGTTCAGCTTGCGCCGCGCCGCCTCGAAGTCGAAGTTCACGTACAGGTGCTCGATGAACTCCGTTATAGGGTCTCtagaaaattacataatattataaaccaaAAGTTAACATGCGTTCTACATGCCCAGTAAAgagaggctgtttatgtactgaTGTTGTGAACATTATTATGGAGATAAATAATCGTATTTCAATGATACAGCATAATTCAACATCATTCAGAGTGCATTGATGGAAAGCAAACCATACTTTTCTTCCATCTCCGAGTGGAtgagaaatgtcaaatattagcTATTAGGAAGATAAATCTTAGATACCTGTAAGTGTAAGCTTCCTGTTGGATGATTTTGACAAGGTCTTTAAGAGCGTTCCTGCGCGACCGGTTGATGATGACGGCAGTGGCCAGGTACCGAAGAATGTGCGGGCACATCGTCTGGATTGCGTTCAAGTACCTAACAACAAGTACATAGGTTAATAATCATCCTTATCGATAATGTGGAGTGAAAAGGATAATAGTATGACCACGACAAATGTATGGTGGGAAGATGCGAAGAAATGCGAACGAAAGTCAATGTCATCAATAGCACTACCCCTTTATGACCCGCGCAGCTATCTAAGGCGCGGCAAATCACTCGAGGTCTGACTATAGAAAAACATTCGCCGCTAACTACTTACAAAGGCTTGTACAGGAACATTTCAATGATGAGGTCGCGCCCCTTAACGTGGTTGAAGAACACGAAGAGCGACCAGTGCACCAGCCACGTGCGTTGCTGGAGCGCCTGCATGTTGCTGGCGGTGGCACCCGCGCCGCCGTTGTCGATGAACTCACGCAGTTTGGTCAAGTCATCTAAAGCTCCATCCCAGTTCTGCACTAGGATCTCACTTGCCAACTTACCCCACAGCACTGAGAGGTAGTTCTGAAATTAAAATCGTAAATAATCCTCCTGGATTCTATAGGGACGGATAGAGTGAAGAAAAATTAGAAGACACTCTTCTTCGTCTTGGTTAGTTTACAATGTCcaatttacaatataattttcGAATGATGGTCAAGACGTAGAGAATCATTCACCGTACCGTATTGAACAAGTGTAGAGTTTTATTATTGAAGAAACAGTCTATACAACCTATATTTAAAACAGCTGTCCAATAAAATCTCTTTGGTCAAGACaacatttattgtaataaaaacaagTAAATTTTGTCACCCGTGCTGTCGTATCGACGTTACATTACATTAGCGAAGATGTCAGCAAAATTAGTAGTTCACAAATTTGAGTCCAGCATTAATTTTAAGtctttacaaattattattgatgacggCGATAACGGATCAAATGAGACTAGATTCAGTGAATGGTCAGATGGtaaaacacaacaaaaaaagaaaaacccgGAGAAGTCCTCAAGATTAATCGTGAAGGTTGTTTCAGGTAACGAATACAATAGTTTCAACTTAGATTCGTTTGCTAAAGAAATAGGAAACTCGGAAATTTACTACAAGAACACAGAAAATACTTTCCAAGATTGGAAACAAAATCTGCTATGTTATGAAGCAAATGAGTCTGAGAAGGCTCTCACGAACGCAGCAACGTCTAAGCCAGAAAATTGTCAATACAATGAGTTTAACAATTACAACTCGGAAGAAACAGCACCGGCAGATGTGAAGATAATAATCAATCAAATATCAGCTCATCAACAAAGCATTAGTAATTCCTCAAACATCTCGGAGGATTTAAGTCCACTGGAATATAGTCTCGAaaaggtgaaggaaaataatgCTAGAATTATGGAAAACATTCATATGCTTAATAGAACTTTAAACTATACTAAAAGGAAAGAGGTATTGGATATTGTGTGTCCTAAGTCAATGAGGTATCCTTGTAACACGTGCGGGAAATGCTTCGTGTACGAGACTGGGTTGAAGAGGCATTACTCCATGAGACATTCCATAACAGACATCCAGCCGCGCTGGCAGGTTGTCTGGACATGTATCGAGTGCTTCCAAGTGTGGCCTCGACAGGACCTGGCGGTCAAACACTCAATTCAGTGCTGTAAGAACGACAGCGGTGACTGCGTGAGGGAAATTAAGACATCGTCCTTGTTGCAATGCGAGTTCTGTGAGAAAGTTTACACTAGCATCCCCAGATTACTAAGACATTCTAAAGTTCATACAACAGCTAATAATTACGAATGTAATGCTTGCGAATCGACGTTTCAATCTTACAAGGCCGCCGAACAACATTGGCATCTATGTCCGTGGTTGAAGATGTGTTACAGCTTCTCGTTACCTAAAATGCTGCTTTGCAACGTATGTGACCGCAAGTTTAAGAATTATGACCAACTGTACAATCATCGGTAAGTTGAGGTTTCATTTAGTGCTCGTGGGGTATGTTGGCAGGCCGAGATTACTGATCATATAACATATTTATACGGTATATTTCCGTGGTACACTACACACGACAACGAAAATATGCGTTCAGTGGTCTTGGTCATAAACTATAAATTCGCAATCTTTAGTTGTTTTCGATGTGTAAAAAGCGAAcgaaaaattacttttttattttttacatgtgCAGGTACAAAGTTGGCCACTTCATGACAAAAACTCATTGCAACAAAAGCAGTGTTAAAAGCCTGGGTATATTGGTATATCAATGTGAAATATGTGGACAGTGGTTCCCTTCTATAGCGCCACTTCAAAATCATAGAAGCCAACACCATACTATTTACGATACTGCTATGCAGTGTAAagctgtaagtacctacaattgAAAGTCTTTGGGCCAAGGGTAGTAAGATGCTGGGGAGAAACCTCTTTCATAGTGATGACACAATGACAATATGGAAGAACAGCAGCAACAGATGGACGGAAAAAATGTCATATTTTCTTCTACTATTTTAATCCATTTTCTTCCAAGATATTTACCTAAACttgtaataaaatgattttcagGAAAGTTACAAGGATTACGATAATAACTATTACGAGCCCGCCGAAATTGACTACCAAATGGAAAACATGCATAGCCAGCAATACATATAAACAAGATTATGTTGACaaatttagtatttatttaggtTAAGAGTTCTTAACAAGCATATTACGTATTGTGTTGTGTTAATAAAGGTATGTTTTGTTTCTATGCATGTGTTTGCTTTTCGTAGATATAAGAAGGCCTAAACTAGTAGCACATTACAAATAAGCAAATATGCTAATGTTGACATGTTACT
The Pectinophora gossypiella chromosome 2, ilPecGoss1.1, whole genome shotgun sequence genome window above contains:
- the LOC126377500 gene encoding eukaryotic translation initiation factor 3 subunit E; translation: MSYSKFDLTFKIGQYLDRHLVFPLLEFLAAKETYDQSELLQAKLEILSKTNMIDYVIEIRRMLYPDEDTPEAQEIKERRGVVLSQLQELQDAVEPVLRLMQRDDVMKTVETMRDPKTLINYLTTNKEFEFKIEMIDSMYRLAKYRYECGNYVESASYLYFCQLVMSPTDKNYLSVLWGKLASEILVQNWDGALDDLTKLREFIDNGGAGATASNMQALQQRTWLVHWSLFVFFNHVKGRDLIIEMFLYKPLYLNAIQTMCPHILRYLATAVIINRSRRNALKDLVKIIQQEAYTYRDPITEFIEHLYVNFDFEAARRKLNQCQAVLVTDFFLIACLEEFVENARLMIFETFCRIHQVISIGMLAENLNMQPDEAECWIVNLIRNARLDAKIDSKLGHVVMGAQPLSPYQQLVERIDSLAVRSEALTSLVERKQKARNQDIRWGTQEF
- the LOC126371667 gene encoding uncharacterized protein LOC126371667 — encoded protein: MARTKGNLHVVEEIYNQIPAFTDVFSEDTFYIFVVFFVMSTILVVFILSRFITIKPVE
- the LOC126371653 gene encoding 39S ribosomal protein L53, mitochondrial — protein: MSIPYSGTIRRSGGVVSAIGKQLKNINLKAAKRITVKFDPFSDNVTHTRNFLHYISAPRIALTNPNCALKTEVVCDRSEPTVDITIVPSIAETADVKKVTFKSGNLTCLELLQLLNKHVSSLAPVEQPTSTIQTKSEKKKSKKK